Proteins co-encoded in one Capnocytophaga ochracea DSM 7271 genomic window:
- the dnaJ gene encoding molecular chaperone DnaJ, whose amino-acid sequence MKKDYYEILEVQRTATAAEIKKAYRKQALKYHPDKNPGDKQAEENFKLAAEAYEVLSDDNKRAQYDRFGHAAFEGGMGGGGFSMDDIFSQFGDIFGGHFSGFSGFSGFGGGSGQQQVYVKGENLRIRVKVTLEDIVKGTEKKVKVRRKVKAEDTTYKTCPTCHGRGQVVRQMNTMLGVMQTATTCTACGGSGEVIDKRGADSDSQGLKTIEETIPITIPAGVIDGIQLKINNKGNEAPTKNGVAGDLLVLIEEQEHETLKREGDNLHYDLYISFPEAVLGASKEIETVTGKVRIKLDEGIQSGKILRLRGKGVPNLQGRGAGDLIIHVNVWTPKKLTDKQKAFFKEMQEDENFTPKPDKNEKSFFEKVKEMFS is encoded by the coding sequence ATGAAGAAAGATTACTACGAAATATTAGAAGTGCAGAGAACGGCTACCGCTGCTGAAATAAAAAAAGCGTATCGGAAGCAAGCCTTGAAATATCACCCAGACAAGAACCCTGGTGATAAACAAGCTGAAGAGAACTTTAAATTGGCTGCCGAAGCCTATGAAGTGCTCAGCGATGATAACAAACGCGCCCAGTACGACCGCTTTGGTCACGCTGCCTTTGAAGGAGGTATGGGTGGCGGAGGCTTCTCGATGGACGATATATTCAGTCAGTTTGGAGATATTTTTGGTGGACATTTCTCGGGCTTTAGTGGTTTTAGTGGTTTCGGAGGAGGAAGCGGTCAGCAACAAGTGTACGTAAAAGGAGAAAACTTGCGTATACGGGTGAAAGTTACGCTTGAAGATATCGTAAAAGGCACTGAGAAGAAAGTAAAAGTACGCCGTAAGGTAAAAGCTGAAGATACTACTTATAAAACTTGTCCTACTTGTCACGGACGTGGACAGGTAGTACGCCAAATGAATACGATGCTAGGCGTAATGCAAACAGCTACTACTTGTACTGCTTGTGGAGGCTCGGGCGAAGTGATTGACAAACGTGGTGCTGACAGCGATTCGCAAGGATTAAAAACCATAGAAGAGACTATCCCTATCACAATTCCTGCAGGAGTGATAGATGGTATTCAGTTAAAGATAAACAACAAGGGTAATGAAGCACCTACGAAGAATGGTGTAGCGGGTGATTTGCTTGTGCTCATTGAAGAACAAGAACACGAAACATTAAAACGCGAAGGCGACAACTTGCATTACGACCTTTATATTAGTTTTCCTGAAGCAGTTTTAGGTGCTTCTAAAGAGATTGAAACGGTTACAGGAAAGGTGCGCATTAAACTAGACGAGGGAATACAGTCAGGGAAAATATTGCGCTTGCGTGGTAAAGGTGTACCTAACTTGCAAGGACGGGGTGCCGGTGACCTTATCATTCACGTGAATGTATGGACGCCTAAAAAGCTCACTGACAAGCAAAAAGCTTTCTTTAAGGAAATGCAAGAAGACGAGAACTTCACTCCTAAACCCGACAAGAACGAGAAATCGTTTTTTGAGAAAGTAAAAGAAATGTTTTCATAG
- a CDS encoding nitroreductase family protein, with protein MLKDILNFRRAVRYYAPTPISEEKVRECLKLATLAPTSSNMQLYELYHITDRALLEKLAHACLDQRTATTAQQMVVFVTRQDKHRAHARAILEFERGNVQRNSPPERQAKRIKDKEAYYSKLMPFVYSRFFGLLGLFRKAFGVVTSWFRPMMQQLSEGDIRVSVHKSCGLVAQTFMLAMAEEGYDTCPLEGYDSRRIKKLLHLPCGAEVNMVITCGLREQRGIWGERFRLPFEEVYRHND; from the coding sequence ATGTTAAAAGATATATTGAACTTTAGGAGAGCGGTGCGTTATTATGCGCCTACACCCATAAGTGAGGAGAAGGTGCGCGAATGTCTTAAACTCGCCACACTGGCACCTACCAGCTCTAATATGCAGTTGTACGAGCTCTACCACATTACTGATAGGGCTTTGTTAGAGAAATTAGCACACGCCTGCCTCGACCAGCGTACGGCTACCACGGCACAACAAATGGTGGTATTCGTTACTCGTCAGGACAAACATCGCGCTCACGCTCGTGCTATCTTGGAGTTTGAGCGTGGCAATGTACAGCGCAACAGTCCGCCCGAAAGGCAAGCCAAGCGTATTAAAGATAAAGAGGCGTATTACAGTAAGCTGATGCCTTTTGTGTATAGTAGATTTTTTGGGTTGCTAGGGCTCTTCCGCAAAGCGTTTGGGGTGGTTACCAGTTGGTTTCGACCTATGATGCAACAGCTCTCGGAAGGCGATATTCGCGTAAGTGTACACAAAAGCTGTGGACTCGTAGCACAGACCTTTATGCTAGCAATGGCAGAGGAGGGTTATGATACTTGTCCGTTAGAGGGTTACGATAGCAGACGCATTAAGAAGTTGTTACACTTGCCTTGCGGAGCAGAAGTGAATATGGTGATTACTTGTGGACTTCGTGAACAGCGCGGTATCTGGGGCGAAAGGTTTAGATTGCCGTTTGAGGAAGTGTACAGACATAATGATTAA
- a CDS encoding type I phosphomannose isomerase catalytic subunit: MYPIKFKPILKERLWGGTKLKTLFNKPIESDITGESWEVSGVPGDISVVANGQYEGKSLQELIDLYPNELLGKHVHKRFGHDFPILIKFIDAREDLSIQVHPNDKLAKERHNSFGKTEMWYVLHADAGAELIVGFNKTVTKEEYQQHLNSGTLTDILNYEKVKDGDTFFINTGKVHAIGKGIIIAEIQQTSDITYRVYDFNRRDKNGNLRELHTELALDAIDYEKKDDFKVAYTKDSNTVNKVVNCPYFITNLLPLTASYEKQLSQDDSFHIYMCVKGEGIIGDGTTELPIKQGETVLFPASCHQLEVKTKGMDLLEVYI, translated from the coding sequence ATGTATCCAATAAAATTTAAACCTATCCTCAAAGAACGCCTTTGGGGAGGCACTAAACTAAAAACATTATTCAACAAACCTATTGAAAGCGATATTACAGGCGAAAGCTGGGAAGTATCAGGCGTACCTGGTGATATCTCGGTAGTAGCCAATGGTCAGTACGAAGGTAAAAGTCTGCAAGAACTCATAGATTTATACCCTAATGAACTGCTTGGCAAACACGTGCACAAGCGTTTTGGTCACGATTTCCCTATCCTTATTAAGTTTATAGATGCACGCGAAGACCTCTCTATACAAGTGCACCCTAATGATAAATTGGCAAAAGAACGCCACAACTCTTTTGGTAAAACCGAAATGTGGTATGTGCTTCACGCCGATGCAGGAGCTGAACTGATTGTAGGCTTCAACAAAACAGTAACCAAAGAAGAGTATCAACAGCACCTCAATAGTGGTACTCTCACCGATATTCTCAATTACGAAAAAGTGAAAGATGGCGATACATTCTTTATCAACACGGGCAAAGTGCACGCCATAGGCAAGGGAATTATCATTGCCGAAATACAACAAACCAGCGACATCACCTACCGCGTGTACGATTTCAACCGTCGTGATAAAAATGGTAACCTGCGCGAACTCCACACTGAACTCGCTCTCGATGCTATCGACTACGAGAAAAAAGACGACTTTAAAGTGGCTTATACCAAAGACTCTAACACGGTAAACAAAGTGGTGAATTGTCCTTATTTTATTACCAATTTGCTACCGCTTACCGCAAGCTATGAAAAACAACTTTCACAAGACGATTCTTTCCATATCTATATGTGCGTAAAAGGCGAAGGTATAATAGGTGATGGTACTACCGAATTACCTATCAAGCAAGGTGAAACAGTGCTTTTCCCTGCTTCTTGCCACCAATTAGAAGTAAAAACCAAAGGAATGGATTTATTGGAAGTATATATTTAG
- a CDS encoding 3-oxoacyl-ACP synthase III family protein, whose amino-acid sequence MLYRSRIKGLGFYVPENVVTNDDLSKLMDTSDEWIQERTGIQQRRHALKGSDTTTSMGVKASLKAIEAAKINKEEIDFIVFATLSPDFFFPGCGVLVQKELGLPTVGALDIRNQCSGFIYALSVADQYIKTGMYKNILVIGAETQSPALDMTTRGRNMAVLFGDGAGAAIVSRSDDPERGILSTHLHSQGEHAEQLAMITPGVGTKWVTELLAENDPDDVSYYPNMNGQFVFKNAVVRFAEVIEEGLKSNGLSHKDINMLIPHQANLRISQFVQHQFKLTDEQIFNNIMKYGNTTAASIPIALTEAVQKGKIKDGDLVVIAAFGSGFTWASAIIRW is encoded by the coding sequence ATGTTATATCGTTCAAGAATTAAGGGATTAGGATTTTACGTCCCTGAAAACGTAGTTACTAACGACGACCTATCCAAACTAATGGATACCAGCGATGAATGGATTCAAGAGCGTACCGGTATTCAGCAACGTCGTCACGCACTAAAAGGTAGTGATACTACTACCTCAATGGGTGTAAAAGCAAGTTTGAAAGCTATTGAAGCTGCTAAAATCAATAAAGAAGAAATCGACTTTATTGTATTTGCAACCCTCAGTCCCGACTTCTTTTTCCCAGGTTGTGGGGTATTGGTACAAAAAGAATTGGGTTTACCTACTGTGGGAGCTCTCGATATTCGCAACCAATGTTCGGGCTTTATCTATGCCCTTTCAGTAGCCGACCAGTATATCAAAACGGGTATGTACAAAAATATCCTTGTGATAGGAGCTGAAACCCAATCCCCCGCACTGGATATGACCACTCGCGGTCGCAATATGGCAGTGCTCTTTGGCGATGGAGCAGGTGCTGCTATCGTTTCTCGTTCTGATGACCCCGAGCGCGGTATTCTCTCCACTCACTTGCATAGCCAAGGTGAACACGCCGAACAATTAGCTATGATTACCCCAGGGGTAGGCACCAAATGGGTAACCGAATTATTGGCAGAAAACGACCCTGATGATGTGAGTTATTACCCTAATATGAACGGTCAGTTTGTATTTAAAAATGCTGTGGTTCGCTTTGCGGAAGTGATAGAAGAGGGATTGAAAAGCAATGGTCTTTCTCACAAAGATATTAATATGTTGATTCCTCACCAAGCTAATTTGCGTATTTCACAGTTTGTACAACACCAATTCAAACTCACCGATGAACAAATATTTAACAATATAATGAAGTACGGTAACACTACCGCAGCTTCTATACCTATCGCCCTTACCGAAGCAGTTCAAAAAGGAAAAATCAAGGACGGAGACCTCGTAGTAATTGCTGCCTTTGGTAGTGGCTTTACTTGGGCAAGTGCTATCATCCGTTGGTAG
- a CDS encoding glycosyltransferase family 2 protein: MTLAIVILNWNGKTLLQQFLPSVVQYAAEGQIYVIDNASTDDSLAFLRSHFPEVTILENPTNSGYAGGYNHALQHIEADIFCLLNSDVRVTEGWLTPILRTFEDERIAVVQPKIKDEKRPSYFEYAGAAGGFIDKYGFPYCRGRVFERVEEDKGQYNTPSPSPIFWASGACFFIRAEIFHLLGGFDEDFFAHQEEVDLCWRVHHLGKQVVYCAESTVYHVGGATLTATNPKKTYLNFRNSLFMLLKNLPPKSLYTTLFLRMVLDGIAGVRFLLQGKPCFLWAIVKAHLHFYKRFHFFKKKRPSQLITDYYQKKSIVWEHFVVGDR; the protein is encoded by the coding sequence ATGACTCTCGCCATCGTAATACTCAACTGGAACGGCAAAACACTGTTGCAACAATTCCTCCCCTCGGTAGTACAATATGCTGCCGAAGGGCAAATCTATGTGATTGACAATGCTTCTACCGACGATTCCCTCGCTTTTCTACGCTCACACTTCCCCGAAGTAACTATCTTAGAAAACCCTACTAATAGTGGGTATGCAGGGGGGTATAATCACGCTTTACAACACATTGAAGCCGATATCTTCTGTCTGCTCAACTCCGATGTACGAGTAACCGAAGGCTGGCTCACTCCTATTTTACGCACTTTTGAAGACGAACGCATTGCCGTAGTACAACCCAAGATAAAAGATGAAAAACGCCCCTCTTATTTCGAGTACGCAGGAGCAGCTGGGGGCTTTATCGACAAGTACGGGTTCCCGTATTGCAGAGGGAGAGTATTTGAGCGCGTAGAAGAAGATAAAGGTCAGTACAACACCCCTTCCCCCTCCCCTATCTTCTGGGCATCGGGGGCGTGTTTTTTTATTCGCGCAGAAATATTCCACCTATTAGGTGGCTTCGACGAAGATTTCTTCGCGCATCAAGAAGAAGTCGACTTGTGTTGGCGGGTACATCACCTCGGCAAGCAGGTAGTGTATTGCGCCGAGAGTACCGTCTATCACGTGGGAGGGGCAACACTCACAGCTACCAACCCTAAGAAAACCTACCTCAACTTTCGCAACAGCCTTTTTATGTTACTGAAAAACCTCCCTCCCAAAAGCCTTTACACTACGCTCTTCCTCCGTATGGTGTTGGACGGCATTGCAGGAGTGCGTTTCCTTTTGCAGGGCAAGCCGTGCTTTTTGTGGGCAATTGTGAAGGCACATCTCCATTTCTATAAAAGATTTCACTTCTTTAAAAAGAAGCGCCCTTCTCAGCTTATCACTGATTATTACCAAAAGAAATCCATTGTGTGGGAACACTTTGTTGTAGGCGATAGATAA
- a CDS encoding efflux RND transporter periplasmic adaptor subunit — MKRKTVLIILAVILLIIILIIGKKAGWFGEENSAINVETQKVIPTTLIQKVSATGKIQPELEIKLSSEVSGEIIELPVKEGQMVKKGDLLVRINPDIYQSVVKRSAASLETVRASLQQSSATLKEAEESYKRNKVLFDKGVISKSDWDKAVSAYEVAKASRESARFNVQSAMASVSEAQDNLKKTIIYSPTDGTISKLSVELGERVVGTMQMTGTEIMRVANLHNMEVEVDVNENDIVKISVGDSVNVEVDAYLKRVFKGTVTNIANTANATTSADQVTNFKVKIHIEEASYKDLSENKPVGYSPFRPGMTATVDIITQTKKDAVAVPISAIIVKKKSEIDPKTPKEEADKKQEAVFVLKDGKAELRAVTTGIQDNVNIEILSGVAKDETIITGPYSAVSKTLKNGDAVQTTNK; from the coding sequence ATGAAAAGAAAAACCGTTCTCATTATTTTAGCCGTTATATTGCTAATTATCATTTTGATTATTGGTAAAAAAGCTGGTTGGTTTGGCGAAGAAAATTCTGCCATAAACGTCGAAACTCAAAAAGTAATTCCTACAACACTCATCCAAAAAGTGTCGGCTACAGGAAAAATACAACCCGAATTAGAAATCAAGCTATCGTCGGAAGTATCAGGCGAAATTATAGAACTCCCTGTAAAAGAAGGGCAAATGGTAAAAAAAGGCGACCTTTTGGTGCGCATCAACCCCGATATTTACCAATCGGTAGTAAAGCGTAGTGCTGCAAGTTTAGAAACCGTACGCGCCAGCTTACAACAGTCCAGCGCTACCCTCAAAGAAGCCGAAGAGAGCTATAAGCGCAACAAAGTGTTGTTCGATAAGGGCGTAATCTCAAAATCCGATTGGGATAAAGCTGTTTCAGCCTACGAGGTAGCCAAAGCCTCTCGCGAGTCAGCTCGTTTTAATGTACAGAGTGCAATGGCAAGTGTTTCCGAAGCTCAAGACAACCTCAAAAAAACGATTATTTATTCACCTACCGATGGCACTATTTCTAAGCTCAGCGTAGAGTTGGGCGAGCGCGTAGTAGGTACGATGCAAATGACGGGTACCGAGATTATGCGTGTGGCAAATCTTCATAATATGGAAGTAGAAGTAGATGTAAATGAGAACGATATCGTAAAAATAAGTGTAGGCGACTCGGTGAATGTCGAAGTAGATGCTTACCTAAAACGCGTGTTCAAAGGTACCGTTACCAATATCGCCAATACCGCCAATGCCACCACCAGCGCAGACCAAGTAACGAACTTCAAAGTCAAGATACACATCGAAGAAGCATCGTATAAAGACCTCTCAGAAAACAAACCGGTTGGCTATTCGCCCTTCCGTCCAGGTATGACCGCAACGGTAGATATTATCACCCAAACCAAAAAAGACGCAGTTGCAGTACCTATCAGTGCCATTATTGTAAAAAAGAAATCTGAAATCGACCCTAAAACCCCTAAGGAAGAAGCCGACAAAAAGCAGGAAGCGGTGTTTGTGCTCAAAGACGGTAAAGCCGAACTCCGTGCGGTAACTACCGGTATTCAAGATAATGTGAATATCGAAATCCTTTCAGGTGTAGCCAAAGACGAGACTATTATCACCGGTCCTTACAGCGCTGTAAGTAAAACTTTGAAAAATGGCGATGCCGTTCAAACAACTAACAAATAA
- the holA gene encoding DNA polymerase III subunit delta: MNEVKTIVANIKKGIIAPIYFLMGEEPYFIDIISDYIEDHVLQEDQKGFDQIVLYGQDVSVPAIIDYARRFPMMSDHQVIIVKEAQNLKNTIDQLVPYVENPTPTTVLVFCYKYDKLDARKKLLKTLQKNKDCVLLESKKLYENQIATWLPDVLKKKHLSIQSKAIQMLVDFLGTDLSRIQNEVNKLALIVPENTQVTPDIIEKNIGISKEFNNYELKSAIAVNDSYKVTRILKHFADNPKDNPLVMTLTVLYGYFQQLLGFHGLTDQSEKNVMATLKVPIFGIKDLRSGAQHYPMKRVSAIIAALREIDLKSKGLGATNNLTEADLRKELIIMLSAQ; this comes from the coding sequence ATGAATGAAGTAAAAACTATTGTAGCTAACATAAAAAAAGGAATTATAGCCCCTATCTACTTCCTGATGGGGGAAGAGCCTTATTTCATAGATATTATCTCTGATTACATCGAAGACCACGTATTACAAGAAGACCAAAAGGGATTTGACCAGATAGTGCTCTATGGTCAAGACGTGAGTGTGCCTGCTATTATCGACTATGCACGTCGGTTTCCGATGATGAGCGACCACCAAGTGATTATCGTAAAAGAGGCGCAAAACCTTAAAAACACTATCGACCAACTCGTTCCTTATGTAGAGAACCCTACGCCTACGACCGTATTGGTGTTCTGTTACAAATACGACAAGTTGGACGCTCGTAAGAAATTGCTTAAAACCTTGCAAAAGAATAAGGATTGCGTGCTCTTGGAAAGTAAAAAACTCTACGAGAATCAGATAGCTACGTGGTTACCTGATGTGTTGAAGAAGAAACATCTCAGTATTCAGTCTAAAGCGATACAGATGTTAGTAGATTTCTTGGGTACCGACCTGAGTAGGATACAAAACGAGGTAAACAAATTGGCACTCATCGTCCCCGAAAATACACAAGTAACGCCTGATATTATAGAGAAGAACATAGGGATTAGCAAGGAGTTTAATAATTATGAACTCAAGAGTGCTATTGCTGTAAACGACAGCTATAAGGTAACGCGTATTTTGAAACACTTCGCCGATAATCCTAAGGACAATCCTTTGGTGATGACACTTACGGTGCTTTACGGTTATTTCCAACAGCTCTTAGGCTTTCACGGTCTTACTGACCAAAGTGAAAAGAATGTAATGGCGACCCTAAAAGTACCTATCTTTGGCATCAAAGACCTTCGTTCAGGCGCACAACATTACCCAATGAAGCGCGTAAGCGCCATCATAGCTGCTTTGCGCGAAATAGACCTAAAAAGCAAAGGATTAGGTGCTACTAATAACCTCACAGAAGCTGACCTCCGCAAAGAACTTATTATAATGCTTAGTGCTCAATGA
- a CDS encoding type I restriction enzyme HsdR N-terminal domain-containing protein yields the protein MEALNFKNYSFRLKKADDKLWIFDLIRRKYVVLQPEEWVRQHVVHFLIEEKGYPKSLINVEKKLSVNGLTKRYDVVVYSKKGVVLLIVECKAPNVTITQQTFDQIARYNLSLNAQYLMVTNGITHYYCQMDYNQYKYIFLTDLPHYNDLTL from the coding sequence ATGGAAGCTCTAAATTTCAAAAACTACTCTTTCCGCCTGAAAAAAGCTGACGATAAGCTGTGGATATTCGACCTCATTCGTCGCAAGTATGTGGTACTACAACCCGAAGAATGGGTGCGCCAACACGTAGTACATTTCCTCATAGAAGAAAAAGGTTATCCAAAATCGCTTATCAATGTCGAGAAAAAGCTCTCTGTAAACGGACTCACTAAGCGTTACGACGTGGTTGTCTATTCCAAAAAAGGAGTAGTGCTCTTGATAGTGGAATGCAAAGCGCCTAACGTGACTATCACCCAACAAACATTCGACCAGATTGCACGCTATAACCTCAGTCTCAATGCTCAATACCTAATGGTCACTAACGGCATTACTCATTATTATTGCCAAATGGACTATAACCAATACAAATATATATTCTTAACAGACCTTCCTCATTATAACGACCTCACTCTATGA
- a CDS encoding DUF2795 domain-containing protein, producing the protein MYWTLELASYLSDAPWPATKDELIDYAIRTGAPMEVVENLQEIEDEGDMYESIDEIWPDYPSEEDYLWNEDEY; encoded by the coding sequence ATGTATTGGACGTTAGAACTTGCATCTTATTTAAGTGATGCTCCTTGGCCTGCTACTAAAGACGAGCTTATCGATTATGCTATCCGTACAGGCGCTCCTATGGAAGTGGTGGAAAACCTTCAAGAAATAGAAGACGAAGGTGATATGTATGAATCTATCGACGAAATCTGGCCTGATTACCCGTCGGAAGAAGATTACCTATGGAATGAAGATGAATATTAA
- a CDS encoding alpha/beta hydrolase, which translates to MKLRNIIFTFLVAINLVNAKTEPVTIQGAVGTLRGVVTTPDTVKKSQKIPTVIIFHALTSNKDKKLYATLADSLAAHGIASVRFDFNAHGESEGDFKKMSLDNELEDARRIMAFTKRLPFVGKIGLIGHSQGGAIAMLLSAELGKKNVKALGLLAPASTIHDILSQGVLFDATFDPLNVPEELSFFGGKVTVGKDYILSAQRCKLIQKARAYKGNVLVIHGTGDRMLSYTYSENLPYFYKHCKVSLIEKGDHLFTSKEAQAAEMMTQFMLKNLK; encoded by the coding sequence ATGAAACTTAGGAATATAATTTTTACTTTTTTAGTTGCTATTAACTTGGTAAATGCCAAAACTGAACCTGTAACTATTCAGGGAGCTGTAGGAACACTTCGCGGAGTGGTAACCACTCCTGATACTGTGAAAAAGTCTCAGAAAATCCCTACCGTGATTATTTTTCACGCACTGACTAGCAATAAAGACAAAAAGCTATATGCTACTTTGGCAGATAGCTTAGCGGCACACGGTATTGCCTCAGTACGCTTTGACTTTAACGCACACGGGGAAAGCGAAGGAGATTTTAAGAAAATGTCGTTAGATAATGAGTTAGAAGATGCACGGCGCATAATGGCATTTACTAAAAGACTTCCTTTCGTAGGTAAGATAGGCTTGATAGGACACTCGCAAGGAGGGGCTATAGCGATGCTTTTGAGTGCAGAATTAGGGAAGAAAAACGTTAAAGCATTAGGCTTGTTAGCACCTGCTTCTACAATTCACGACATACTATCACAAGGGGTACTATTCGATGCCACTTTCGACCCATTGAATGTACCTGAGGAGCTTTCCTTTTTTGGAGGGAAAGTAACTGTAGGGAAGGACTATATCCTCTCAGCACAACGGTGCAAACTCATTCAGAAAGCGAGAGCATATAAAGGCAATGTATTGGTAATTCACGGTACGGGCGATAGAATGCTCTCTTATACTTACAGTGAAAATCTGCCTTATTTCTATAAACATTGTAAAGTAAGTCTCATTGAAAAGGGAGACCATTTGTTTACGTCGAAAGAAGCGCAAGCAGCAGAGATGATGACACAATTTATGCTGAAAAACTTAAAATGA